In Sphingomonas sp. PAMC26645, one DNA window encodes the following:
- a CDS encoding ABC transporter permease, whose translation MAPEIGLKSGSGLWSGRLGLGWLIAGEWRFHPARFLLTAVAIAVGVALGFAVHLVNGSALASFDGAMRGVSGAAELSVRATSPLGFDERLYPRVARADGVGDASPVLRLDARIGKARLTLLGVDVIRAATVTPSLIGIRPRGPDTGNDTAFDESALFLSRAALTQVGAKIGTQVVVVANGRSVPLRVAGTLPATDDSTAVGVMDIAAAQWRFGRLGRIDRLDLALSDRAIAEPALRAILPADAILSTTETQNAQGDALSRAYRVNLDMLALVALLTGGFLVYSAQSLSVVRRQRAFALLRTLGMPRAGIIAAVVIEGLAIGLVGAAAGLAAGYGLAWAALHWFGGDLGAGYFGGSTARVVIQPGAAIGFFALGLLAAILGSALPARVAARAAPAAALKNAGDVLDPRRPVAWWPAAALLVAGGAASLLPAIAGLPLFGFLGMALMLAGGVAGVPWFARTLLTPLARRTRGSVPGLLAVRHLHGAPGEAATALCGIVASTALMIAMATMVTSFRGAVDEWLNQVLGADLYLRTTAGATFDPATRTRIAGTPGIARLAFSRQIPLTIAADRPPISLIARPERGGRDPLLVLIDRGPPVPKDALPIWVSEPAHRLYGWDTGERITLPIAGRTQFTVAGIWRDYGRQAGAVLIDEGDYQRLTGDDRRDEISATILPGADPAKVARAMTDRLPADLRPQVEVGQPATLRKLALTLFDRSFAVTYLLEAVAILVGLAGVAATMSAQTIAREREFGMLRHLGLTRGQLTRMLATEGAIVGLTGALAGIGLGLVLSQVLIHVINPQSFNWTMTTRIPLGTLIGVATALTGAAAATAMLAGRRATAKSAVQSVREDW comes from the coding sequence GTGGCGCCTGAGATAGGCCTGAAGTCCGGGTCCGGGCTCTGGTCGGGACGTCTCGGACTCGGCTGGCTGATCGCGGGCGAGTGGCGGTTCCACCCTGCCCGCTTCCTGTTGACGGCGGTCGCGATCGCGGTCGGCGTGGCGCTCGGCTTTGCGGTGCATCTCGTCAACGGTTCGGCGCTGGCGTCGTTCGATGGCGCCATGCGCGGCGTCAGCGGAGCCGCCGAACTGTCGGTCCGCGCGACCAGCCCGCTCGGCTTCGACGAACGCCTCTATCCCCGCGTCGCGCGTGCCGATGGCGTCGGCGATGCCAGCCCGGTGCTGCGCCTCGATGCACGGATCGGCAAGGCGCGCCTGACCCTGCTGGGCGTCGACGTGATCCGGGCGGCTACGGTCACGCCGTCGCTGATCGGCATCCGCCCGCGTGGTCCCGATACCGGCAACGATACGGCGTTCGACGAGTCCGCGCTGTTCCTGTCCCGCGCGGCGCTGACCCAGGTCGGCGCCAAGATTGGGACGCAAGTGGTCGTCGTCGCCAATGGCCGGTCGGTGCCGCTGCGGGTTGCAGGCACGCTGCCGGCGACGGACGATTCGACCGCGGTCGGCGTCATGGATATCGCCGCGGCACAGTGGCGGTTCGGGCGTCTTGGGCGGATCGATCGGCTCGACCTGGCGCTATCGGATCGCGCGATCGCGGAGCCGGCGTTGCGCGCGATCCTGCCCGCGGATGCGATCCTGTCGACCACCGAGACGCAGAACGCGCAAGGCGATGCCCTGTCGCGCGCGTACCGCGTCAATCTCGACATGCTGGCGCTGGTCGCGCTGCTGACCGGCGGTTTCCTCGTCTATTCGGCGCAGTCGCTATCGGTGGTGCGGCGGCAACGCGCGTTCGCCCTGCTCCGGACATTGGGCATGCCGCGCGCCGGGATCATCGCCGCGGTCGTGATCGAGGGGCTCGCGATCGGACTGGTCGGCGCCGCGGCGGGATTGGCGGCAGGATACGGCCTGGCATGGGCGGCACTCCACTGGTTCGGCGGCGACCTCGGTGCGGGCTATTTCGGTGGCAGCACCGCGCGCGTCGTGATCCAGCCCGGCGCCGCGATCGGGTTCTTCGCGCTCGGCCTGCTCGCGGCGATCCTGGGCAGTGCGTTGCCGGCGCGCGTTGCAGCGCGGGCTGCACCTGCCGCCGCACTCAAGAACGCCGGCGACGTACTCGATCCGCGGCGGCCGGTCGCATGGTGGCCCGCCGCCGCGTTGCTCGTCGCAGGCGGTGCAGCGTCGCTGCTACCAGCGATCGCCGGGCTGCCGCTGTTCGGTTTCCTGGGGATGGCGCTGATGCTCGCGGGCGGCGTCGCGGGCGTGCCGTGGTTCGCGCGCACGCTGCTGACCCCGCTGGCAAGGCGGACGCGGGGCAGCGTGCCCGGGCTGCTCGCGGTCCGCCATCTCCACGGAGCGCCCGGCGAGGCGGCGACCGCATTGTGCGGGATCGTCGCCTCGACCGCGCTGATGATCGCGATGGCGACGATGGTGACCAGCTTCCGCGGCGCGGTCGACGAGTGGCTCAACCAGGTGCTCGGCGCGGACCTGTATCTGCGCACCACCGCTGGCGCGACGTTCGATCCGGCGACCCGCACGCGTATCGCAGGCACGCCGGGTATCGCCCGCCTCGCCTTCAGCCGCCAGATCCCGCTGACCATCGCCGCGGATCGGCCACCCATCAGCCTGATCGCGCGACCCGAGCGCGGTGGCCGCGATCCGTTGCTGGTGCTGATCGATCGCGGACCGCCGGTGCCGAAGGATGCGCTGCCGATCTGGGTCTCCGAGCCCGCACACCGCCTGTACGGCTGGGATACGGGCGAGCGCATCACGCTGCCGATCGCCGGTCGCACGCAGTTCACGGTCGCCGGCATATGGCGCGACTACGGACGCCAGGCGGGCGCGGTGCTGATCGACGAGGGCGACTACCAGCGCCTGACGGGCGACGATCGCCGCGACGAGATTTCCGCGACGATCCTGCCCGGTGCGGATCCGGCCAAGGTCGCGCGCGCGATGACAGATCGCCTGCCCGCCGACCTGCGCCCCCAGGTCGAGGTCGGCCAGCCGGCGACGCTGCGCAAGCTCGCGCTGACGCTGTTCGATCGCAGTTTCGCGGTCACCTATCTGCTGGAGGCGGTGGCGATCCTGGTCGGGCTGGCGGGCGTGGCGGCAACGATGTCGGCGCAGACGATCGCACGCGAACGCGAGTTCGGGATGTTGCGGCATCTCGGCCTCACCCGCGGCCAGCTCACCAGGATGCTCGCCACCGAGGGCGCGATCGTCGGCCTCACCGGCGCGCTCGCGGGGATCGGGCTCGGCCTGGTCCTGTCGCAAGTGCTGATCCACGTCATCAACCCGCAGTCGTTCAACTGGACGATGACCACCCGCATCCCGCTCGGTACGCTGATCGGCGTCGCGACCGCGCTGACGGGTGCTGCGGCGGCGACCGCGATGCTGGCGGGGCGGCGCGCGACGGCGAAGAGCGCGGTACAGTCGGTGCGGGAGGATTGGTGA
- a CDS encoding EAL domain-containing protein, giving the protein MLPTLFNLHFQHSGYLVVVAIGICLTASWSVSLLTTDMANAAQREPFGWRHGALALAAGLGVWATHFIAILAYRPDLLLRYDPFVTTVSALVGILTVGVPIVAITRLRSHKGRIVAAGAAGAGIWCMHAVGITGMTDCIHVFSWPTNVAGLIMGTLLLSSWQINRDWSRSRPIGCLVFALSICVTHFLSLSGDLVLGSINDVPGSVLSPGLVAACMTFAVSVTCLGSLLTFARFKTTREEEAQTLKSVMESMSDGLVFIDREGRLRHFNRRFLDLFNTPVDAIGPGLTIDQFLDVIAACRGWAAEKRTLVGGAMKQWVQLDDDFDRECEMEDGRTYQMQCRSIPRQGIVLTFNDVSAERRALDNLTHLAYHDPLTGLRNRRALREEKEARIGLGKPFSLLLIDLDDFKRINDVYGHAVGDTLLIHVAAELTSLLPDDSFVARMGGDEIAIIATQLGDAATALADTIVVRLSAPVIIDERRLLPGCSIGIAGFANDLTPDELMKRADMALYEAKRRGRRRAQPYVSGLAERLVERQHITDDLYEAVQNGGFSLAFQPVVALSSGITTGYEALIRWNHPTRGWISPDTFIPIAEDCGLIEEIGRWVIMEACRQLAGWSSHLHVAINVSAGQLKSDALLHHLTQAILVHGVAAERVEVEITETALIDDAARTAAMLARIRRTGIKVALDDFGTGQSSLAHLRDFQFDRIKIDRSFVIEAGSDARCMAVLRATVAIGQELGVLTHAEGVETREQLELLRSIGCDAAQGYLVGRPVVPFTDAVDTLVPAAVGMGSSPIGGESAAVARIAA; this is encoded by the coding sequence ATGCTACCCACTCTTTTCAATCTCCATTTCCAGCACTCCGGCTATCTGGTCGTCGTCGCGATCGGCATCTGCCTGACCGCGAGCTGGTCGGTGTCGCTGCTGACCACCGACATGGCCAACGCGGCGCAACGCGAGCCGTTCGGCTGGCGTCACGGCGCGCTGGCGCTGGCCGCCGGGCTGGGGGTGTGGGCGACGCACTTCATCGCCATCCTCGCATACCGACCCGACCTGCTGCTGCGGTACGACCCGTTCGTGACGACGGTGTCGGCGCTGGTCGGGATCCTGACCGTCGGCGTGCCGATCGTCGCGATCACGCGGTTGCGGTCGCACAAGGGGCGGATCGTCGCCGCGGGTGCGGCGGGGGCGGGGATCTGGTGCATGCACGCGGTCGGCATCACCGGCATGACCGACTGTATCCACGTGTTTTCGTGGCCAACCAACGTCGCCGGGCTGATCATGGGGACGTTGCTGCTGTCTTCCTGGCAGATCAACCGTGACTGGTCGCGCTCGCGGCCGATCGGGTGCCTGGTGTTCGCGCTGTCGATCTGCGTCACGCATTTCCTGTCGCTGTCGGGTGACCTCGTCCTCGGCAGCATCAACGACGTGCCCGGCAGCGTGTTGTCGCCGGGGCTGGTCGCGGCCTGCATGACCTTCGCGGTGTCGGTCACGTGCCTCGGCAGCCTGCTGACCTTCGCGCGCTTCAAGACGACGCGCGAGGAGGAGGCGCAGACGCTGAAGTCGGTGATGGAGAGCATGTCCGACGGGCTGGTGTTCATCGACCGCGAAGGCCGCCTGCGTCATTTCAACCGGCGCTTCCTCGACCTGTTCAACACGCCGGTCGACGCGATCGGCCCAGGGCTGACGATCGACCAGTTCCTCGACGTCATCGCCGCCTGCCGCGGCTGGGCGGCGGAAAAGCGTACGCTGGTCGGGGGCGCGATGAAGCAGTGGGTGCAGCTCGACGACGACTTCGACCGCGAGTGCGAGATGGAGGATGGCCGCACCTATCAGATGCAGTGCCGGTCGATCCCGCGACAGGGCATCGTGCTGACGTTCAACGACGTCAGCGCCGAACGCCGTGCGCTCGATAACCTCACGCATCTCGCCTATCACGATCCGCTGACCGGACTGCGCAACCGCCGCGCGCTGCGCGAGGAGAAGGAGGCGCGGATCGGTCTGGGCAAGCCGTTCTCGCTGCTGTTGATCGACCTCGACGATTTCAAGCGGATCAACGATGTGTATGGCCATGCGGTCGGCGATACGCTGCTGATCCATGTCGCGGCCGAGCTGACGAGCCTGCTGCCCGACGACAGCTTCGTCGCGCGGATGGGCGGCGACGAGATCGCGATCATCGCCACGCAGCTCGGCGATGCGGCGACCGCGCTGGCCGACACGATCGTCGTCCGGCTGAGCGCGCCGGTGATCATCGACGAACGCCGGCTGCTGCCCGGATGCAGCATCGGCATCGCCGGGTTTGCCAACGACCTGACCCCCGACGAACTGATGAAACGCGCCGATATGGCGCTGTACGAGGCGAAGCGACGCGGGCGCCGGCGTGCGCAACCCTATGTCTCGGGCCTTGCCGAGCGCCTGGTCGAACGGCAGCACATCACCGACGACCTGTACGAGGCGGTGCAGAACGGCGGTTTCTCGCTCGCGTTCCAGCCGGTGGTGGCGCTGTCGTCGGGCATCACGACGGGATACGAGGCGCTGATCCGCTGGAACCACCCGACGCGCGGCTGGATCTCGCCCGATACCTTCATCCCGATCGCCGAGGATTGCGGCCTGATCGAGGAAATCGGCCGGTGGGTGATCATGGAAGCGTGCCGCCAGCTGGCGGGCTGGTCGTCGCACCTCCACGTCGCGATCAACGTGTCGGCGGGACAGCTGAAGTCGGACGCGCTGCTGCACCACCTGACGCAGGCGATCCTGGTCCACGGTGTCGCGGCGGAGCGGGTCGAGGTCGAGATCACCGAGACCGCGCTGATCGACGACGCCGCGCGCACGGCGGCGATGCTGGCGCGAATCCGCCGGACCGGGATCAAGGTCGCGCTCGACGATTTCGGCACCGGCCAGTCGTCGCTCGCGCATCTGCGCGATTTCCAGTTCGACCGGATCAAGATCGACCGGAGCTTCGTGATCGAGGCGGGCTCCGACGCGCGGTGCATGGCGGTGCTGCGCGCGACCGTCGCGATCGGCCAGGAACTCGGCGTCCTGACGCATGCGGAGGGAGTCGAGACGCGCGAACAGCTCGAATTGCTGCGCTCGATCGGGTGCGACGCGGCGCAGGGCTATCTGGTCGGGCGGCCGGTCGTGCCGTTCACCGATGCGGTCGACACCCTCGTGCCAGCGGCGGTGGGCATGGGTTCGAGCCCGATCGGTGGAGAGTCGGCCGCCGTCGCACGGATCGCCGCCTGA
- a CDS encoding carotenoid 1,2-hydratase — MLRPWALLGWIAAIGVAAPAATPPSPYPVVRPGISLRFPADHGAHSAFRTEWWYVTGWLRTEDGKDLGFQVTFFRTRPPVDPRNPSRFAARQVLFAHAALSDPTTGKLLHGEQAARQGFGLAQARTGDADVAIRDWRLRRAGNGRWTTHVNAEGFGLALDFQPTQPPLPQGIGGYSRKGPRPEEASYYYSVPHLRVTGRVRKGGGTVAVTGEAWLDREWSSNYLAPAAQGWDWTGLNFDDGSALMAFRIRRKGGGTVWTGGSLRRADGSMTVFGPNDVAFRPLTTWRSKATGALYPVSQELSVRIAGGIQRWRLVPMFAAQELDARRSGLPVYWEGAVRTRGGRGYLELTGYERALEM; from the coding sequence ATGCTGCGACCTTGGGCCCTGCTCGGCTGGATCGCCGCGATCGGAGTCGCCGCGCCCGCCGCCACGCCGCCCAGCCCCTATCCGGTCGTGCGGCCGGGGATCAGCTTGCGTTTCCCCGCGGATCACGGCGCGCACTCGGCGTTCCGCACCGAATGGTGGTACGTCACCGGCTGGTTGCGGACCGAGGATGGCAAGGATCTCGGATTCCAAGTGACGTTCTTCCGCACGCGCCCGCCGGTCGATCCGCGCAACCCGAGCCGGTTCGCCGCACGCCAGGTCCTGTTCGCGCACGCCGCGCTGTCCGATCCGACCACGGGCAAGCTGCTCCACGGCGAGCAGGCGGCACGCCAGGGCTTCGGTCTCGCGCAGGCGCGGACGGGCGATGCCGACGTCGCGATCCGTGACTGGCGGTTGCGCCGTGCAGGCAATGGCCGCTGGACGACGCATGTAAACGCGGAGGGCTTCGGCCTCGCGCTCGACTTCCAGCCGACCCAGCCTCCTCTGCCGCAAGGAATCGGAGGTTATAGCCGCAAGGGACCCCGCCCCGAGGAAGCGAGCTATTATTACTCGGTGCCGCATCTCCGCGTGACGGGCCGCGTCCGCAAAGGCGGCGGAACGGTCGCAGTAACCGGCGAGGCGTGGCTGGACCGCGAATGGTCGTCCAACTACCTCGCCCCCGCCGCGCAAGGCTGGGACTGGACCGGGCTCAATTTCGACGACGGCTCAGCGCTGATGGCGTTCCGCATCCGGCGCAAGGGCGGCGGTACGGTCTGGACGGGCGGCTCGCTCCGTCGCGCCGATGGCAGCATGACGGTGTTCGGCCCCAACGACGTCGCCTTCCGCCCGCTCACGACATGGCGGAGCAAGGCGACCGGCGCGCTCTACCCGGTCTCGCAGGAACTGAGCGTCCGTATCGCCGGCGGCATCCAGCGCTGGCGCCTCGTGCCGATGTTCGCCGCGCAGGAACTCGACGCCCGACGCAGCGGCCTGCCGGTCTATTGGGAGGGCGCCGTTCGCACCCGCGGCGGTCGCGGCTATCTCGAACTCACCGGCTACGAGCGCGCGCTGGAGATGTGA
- a CDS encoding PAS domain-containing protein yields the protein MRDEDADHTLILAAFGRSLDAADPFVVGFNEAILPMAISDPTLPDNPIIHVNAAFERLTGYARDEVVGRNCRFLQGPETYPEDVSRLRDAIGRSERLEIDLLNHRKDGTPFWNRLLVAPVFDRSRHLRYYVASQHDVTLERETLALLEAEQRELEASAAETQVRLADSAARLQFALKAGRLGAWTFDPASQHLDASDGCKIVFGYDPGAAFGYPEFLETIHPEDRARVVEAIQETIATGCDYDIEYRIVTPTAEVRWVAIRGELLTRADGTALSMTGFSTDITERKRTEEHRALLAGELTHRVKNTLATVSAIVNQTLRDAASMSEARDTIGARIGSLAVAHDLLLRDEVEGATIADIVTGVMAPFDDGGGRLFSVEGPHVRLEPRVTLALSMALHELATNAAKYGALHVAGGHVTISWSVGIGEGGRRLAFMWEETGGPVVTTPTRTGFGSRMIERVLAQHMRGTARIEYRDTGVVFTIDAPL from the coding sequence TTGCGGGACGAGGATGCCGATCATACGCTGATCCTGGCGGCATTCGGCCGTTCGCTCGACGCGGCGGATCCTTTCGTGGTCGGGTTCAACGAAGCGATCCTGCCTATGGCGATCAGCGATCCGACGCTTCCCGACAACCCGATCATTCACGTGAACGCGGCGTTCGAGCGCCTGACCGGCTATGCCCGCGACGAGGTGGTCGGGCGGAATTGCCGGTTCCTGCAAGGGCCGGAAACGTATCCCGAGGACGTGTCGCGGCTGCGGGATGCGATCGGGCGGTCCGAGCGACTTGAGATCGACCTGCTCAACCACCGCAAGGACGGGACGCCGTTCTGGAACCGGTTGCTGGTCGCGCCGGTGTTCGATCGCAGCCGGCATCTTCGCTATTACGTGGCGTCCCAGCACGACGTGACGCTCGAACGCGAAACGCTCGCGCTGCTGGAGGCCGAGCAGCGCGAACTCGAGGCGTCCGCCGCGGAGACTCAGGTTCGGCTCGCCGACAGCGCCGCGCGGCTGCAATTCGCGTTGAAGGCGGGGCGGCTGGGCGCATGGACCTTCGATCCCGCCAGCCAGCATCTCGACGCGTCGGACGGCTGCAAGATCGTCTTCGGCTATGATCCGGGCGCGGCGTTCGGCTATCCCGAGTTCCTCGAAACGATCCATCCGGAGGATCGCGCGCGCGTCGTCGAGGCGATCCAGGAGACGATCGCGACGGGGTGCGACTACGACATCGAATACCGCATCGTGACGCCTACGGCCGAAGTGCGCTGGGTCGCGATCCGCGGCGAATTGCTGACGCGCGCGGATGGCACGGCGCTGTCGATGACCGGCTTCTCGACCGACATCACCGAGCGCAAGCGGACCGAGGAACACCGCGCGCTGCTGGCGGGCGAGTTGACGCACCGGGTCAAGAACACGCTCGCGACGGTCAGCGCGATCGTCAACCAGACGTTGCGCGATGCAGCCTCGATGTCCGAGGCGCGCGACACGATCGGGGCGCGGATCGGATCGCTGGCGGTCGCGCACGACCTGTTGCTGCGCGACGAGGTCGAGGGCGCGACGATCGCGGATATCGTGACCGGGGTGATGGCGCCGTTCGACGACGGCGGCGGTCGCCTGTTCTCGGTCGAGGGGCCGCACGTCCGGCTCGAGCCGCGCGTGACGCTCGCCTTGTCGATGGCGCTTCACGAACTGGCGACCAATGCCGCCAAATATGGCGCGCTCCACGTCGCGGGCGGGCATGTCACGATTTCATGGAGCGTCGGCATCGGCGAGGGCGGGCGCCGGCTGGCCTTCATGTGGGAAGAGACCGGCGGCCCGGTGGTCACCACGCCGACGCGTACCGGCTTTGGATCGCGGATGATCGAACGGGTGCTGGCGCAGCACATGCGCGGCACCGCCCGGATCGAATATCGCGACACCGGCGTCGTCTTCACGATCGACGCGCCGCTCTAG
- a CDS encoding ABC transporter ATP-binding protein — translation MPDAPPLLAVRALGKSVPGPRRLFRHLDLEVGAGELVAIIGESGVGKSTLLNILAGLDEADEGSVAIDGIDLGTLDETARTRLRRERIGFVFQAFHILPYLTLRQNVALPLALVSPDNVAASTRAEEMLDAVGLDGRGDGYARDLSGGELQRVAIARALVHRPALILADEPTGNLDPETAARVLSLFADAVRGNGAAGVMVTHSDASAAIADRVLTLGAEGLVERRGA, via the coding sequence ATGCCTGACGCCCCTCCCCTTCTCGCGGTCCGTGCGCTCGGTAAGTCGGTACCGGGGCCGCGGCGGTTGTTCCGGCATCTGGATCTGGAGGTCGGCGCGGGCGAACTGGTCGCGATCATCGGCGAATCGGGGGTCGGCAAATCGACTCTGCTGAATATCCTCGCCGGCCTGGACGAGGCGGACGAGGGCAGCGTGGCGATCGACGGCATCGACCTCGGCACGCTCGACGAAACCGCGCGGACCCGGTTGCGGCGTGAGCGGATCGGCTTCGTCTTCCAGGCCTTCCACATCCTCCCCTATCTGACGCTGCGCCAGAACGTCGCGCTACCGTTGGCGCTCGTCTCGCCGGACAACGTCGCGGCATCGACGCGCGCCGAAGAGATGCTCGATGCAGTCGGCCTGGACGGTCGCGGCGACGGCTATGCGCGGGATCTGTCGGGGGGCGAGTTGCAGCGCGTGGCGATAGCCCGTGCGCTCGTCCACCGCCCCGCGCTGATCCTCGCGGACGAGCCGACCGGCAACCTCGATCCGGAGACCGCGGCGCGCGTGCTGTCGCTGTTCGCCGACGCGGTGCGCGGCAATGGCGCGGCGGGCGTGATGGTGACGCATTCGGACGCGAGCGCGGCGATCGCCGACCGCGTGCTGACGCTGGGCGCCGAAGGACTGGTGGAGCGGCGTGGCGCCTGA
- a CDS encoding type 1 glutamine amidotransferase, which produces MPHFLVAESETADEREARRRHAGKSSGETPASTLRQLRPDAEITIVAPADDDAQVYETNALGLFDAVFITGSPLHVYDDSPEVRRQLTFMRSVFASGTPSFGSCAGLQLAVAAAGGKVRKMPQRMEAGIARRITPTDAGRDHPLLAGRAASWDAPAIHGDEVETLPADATLLASNAVTTIQAAEIRHDGGIFWGVQYHPELALGEIAVALRRQAEDIVEAGLAETTDDVEHRADQLDALHHDPDRRSLLWALGVDREFADEARRRTELNNFLDHLADIDASDRAHAASPDLCPA; this is translated from the coding sequence TTGCCGCATTTTCTGGTTGCCGAAAGCGAGACCGCGGACGAGCGCGAGGCACGTCGTCGCCATGCCGGAAAAAGCTCGGGCGAAACCCCCGCGTCGACGCTTCGTCAGCTCCGTCCCGATGCCGAGATCACGATCGTCGCACCCGCCGACGACGATGCGCAGGTCTATGAGACCAACGCGCTGGGCCTGTTCGACGCGGTGTTCATCACCGGATCGCCGCTCCACGTCTATGACGACAGCCCGGAGGTCCGACGCCAGTTGACCTTCATGCGATCGGTATTCGCATCGGGCACGCCGTCGTTCGGATCCTGTGCCGGGCTGCAGCTCGCGGTCGCCGCCGCCGGTGGGAAAGTCCGCAAGATGCCGCAGCGGATGGAGGCCGGGATCGCCCGCCGCATCACGCCGACCGACGCCGGCCGCGATCACCCGCTGCTCGCCGGCCGTGCGGCGAGCTGGGACGCCCCCGCGATCCACGGCGACGAGGTCGAGACGCTTCCCGCCGACGCGACCCTGCTCGCGAGCAACGCCGTCACGACGATCCAGGCCGCCGAGATCCGCCACGACGGCGGGATTTTCTGGGGCGTGCAATATCACCCCGAACTCGCGCTCGGCGAGATCGCGGTGGCGTTGCGCCGCCAGGCCGAGGACATCGTCGAAGCCGGGCTTGCGGAGACGACCGACGACGTCGAGCACCGCGCGGATCAGCTCGATGCGCTCCACCACGATCCCGACCGCCGCTCGCTGCTATGGGCGCTCGGCGTCGACCGCGAGTTCGCCGACGAAGCGCGCCGCCGCACCGAACTGAACAATTTCCTCGATCACCTCGCGGACATCGACGCCAGCGATCGCGCGCACGCCGCATCGCCCGACCTGTGTCCCGCCTGA
- a CDS encoding response regulator yields MCHVLVIEDDWLIADHIISLIQQAGATSYDQADCETDAVVAAGAHIPDMIVSDVRLREGTGPLAVQRIIAAHGNIPVMFITGTPEACVPCEPPAEVLDKPIMEAVVLETFRRLAPH; encoded by the coding sequence ATGTGCCACGTACTTGTGATCGAAGACGACTGGCTAATCGCGGACCATATCATCAGCCTGATCCAGCAAGCCGGCGCGACATCCTATGATCAGGCGGATTGCGAGACCGATGCGGTCGTGGCCGCAGGGGCGCATATCCCGGACATGATCGTTTCCGACGTCCGACTTCGCGAGGGAACCGGGCCGCTGGCGGTACAAAGGATCATCGCTGCGCACGGGAACATACCCGTGATGTTCATCACCGGAACGCCCGAAGCCTGCGTGCCTTGCGAACCGCCGGCCGAAGTGCTCGACAAACCGATCATGGAAGCCGTGGTCCTGGAAACGTTCCGGAGACTTGCCCCGCACTGA